From one Pararge aegeria chromosome 21, ilParAegt1.1, whole genome shotgun sequence genomic stretch:
- the LOC120633267 gene encoding uncharacterized protein LOC120633267 → MAVVWSNENILTLIEMYQNSQLLWDTSHRDYKNKIKKNDAWESIATTLDIPRKDVEGKMHNLRSQFLRERKKIASSKSTGSGSGDVHKSTWFAYDSLLFLVKGSTSSGSMDTMNTQSSESSVALEEIPVASQVLTQPPEASTSPPLPTQPIPVPLPNTQNKRKKDDLSEVYEIMKSAKARMDQPKDEFQVYADYVASELRNIKNEHAVLQAKYFINNILLEARMGKYNYAEYQTGSNSSHTQSYGYRSAPQQSSYSTNSVNDDIVTANASHVNNDNEAPTAPTFTELRQIENIEELVSHFESETQNKE, encoded by the exons ATGGCAGTAGTGTGGTCCAACGAGAATATATTGACCCTGATCGAGATGTATCAAAATTCGCAATTATTGTGGGACACTTCACATCgtgattataaaaacaaaattaaaaaaaatgatgcatGGGAATCTATCGCGACTACATTAGATATACCTAGAAAAGACGTCGAGGGAAAAATGCATAACTTAAGGTCTCAGTTTCTCagggagagaaaaaaaattgcaagctCAAAATCCACTGGAAGTGGAAGTGGGGATGTTCACAAAAGTACCTGGTTTGCGTATGATTCGCTGCTTTTCCTAGTAAAAGGGTCGACAAGTTCAGGCAGTATGGACACTATGAATACTCAG tCATCCGAAAGTTCGGTGGCACTCGAAGAAATACCAGTGGCATCGCAAGTATTAACGCAACCACCAGAGGCATCAACGTCGCCGCCATTACCAACTCAACCAATACCGGTGCCGCTTCCAAATActcaaaataaaaggaaaaaagatgATCTGAGTGAGGTATATGAAATAATGAAGAGCGCAAAAGCCAGGATGGATCAACCAAAAGACGAATTTCAAGTTTACGCCGACTATGTAGCTTCTGagttaagaaatataaagaatgaacATGCTGTGCTACAGGCGaagtactttattaataatatcttattagAGGCTAGGATGGGAAAATACAACTATGCAGAATACCAAACGGGAAGTAATTCAAGCCATACTCAAAGTTATGGATACCGTTCTGCTCCTCAACAGTCATCCTATTCGACAAATTCTGTTAATGATGATATAGTAACTGCTAATGCTTCTCatgttaataatgataatgaagcaCCAACTGCACCAACTTTCACAGAATTACGACAAATTGAGAATATTGAAGAACTAGTTTCCCACTTTGAATCAGAAACGCAGaacaaagaataa